A window of Cryptomeria japonica chromosome 3, Sugi_1.0, whole genome shotgun sequence contains these coding sequences:
- the LOC131072074 gene encoding endoglucanase 1-like, whose product MAVRARVDYNNRYASASHNYKDALTKSILFFEGQRSGKLPSTQRMRWRGDSALADGADQHVDLSGGYYDAGDNVKFGFPMAFTTTMLSWSVVEFGQYMGNDLQHAMDAIRWATDYLLKATSQPGVIYVQVADPNMDHRCWERPEDMDTSRNVYKVDSKHPGSDVAAETAAALAAASLVFKSTDKSYSNRLLQTAMRVFDFADKYRGSYSDALSSEVCPFYCSYSGYRDELLWAAAWLQKATGNPSYVNYIQTNGPNLGADDSDNIFSWDEKHAGARVLLAKEFLVKNVKSLEDYRGHADSLICSLLPETSSSQYTPGGLLFKMSESNLQYVTSTSFLLFTYAEYLDISKQVVKCSNGVVTPTSIRTLAKRQVDYILGDNPLGMSYMVGYGTKFPQHIHHRGSSLPSVYHHPQKISCNDGFNLGLNGNGPNPNILVGAVVGGPDNNDQFRDDRNDYSHSEPATYINAPFVGALAALARYM is encoded by the exons ATGGCAGTGAGAGCAAGAGTAGACTACAATAATAGGTATGCGTCTGCCTCTCATAATTATAAAGATGCTCTCACGAAATCCATTCTCTTTTTTGAAGGCCAGAGATCCGGCAAGCTTCCTTCCACTCAGAGGATGAGATGGAGGGGAGATTCTGCCCTAGCTGATGGAGCTGATCAACAC GTGGACTTGAGCGGAGGATACTACGACGCAGGAGATAATGTAAAATTTGGGTTCCCAATGGCTTTTACGACCACCATGCTATCATGGAGCGTGGTGGAGTTTGGACAATACATGGGTAACGACCTCCAACATGCAATGGATGCCATTCGTTGGGCTACTGATTATCTGCTCAAAGCCACTTCTCAACCGGGAGTAATATACGTGCAG GTGGCTGATCCTAACATGGATCACAGGTGTTGGGAGAGACCAGAGGACATGGACACTTCTCGTAATGTATACAAAGTGGACAGTAAACACCCAGGTTCAGATGTGGCCGCTGAAACTGCTGCAGCCCTCGCAGCCGCCTCCCTTGTCTTCAAATCAACAGACAAGTCTTATTCTAACCGTCTCCTTCAAACTGCAATGCGG GTGTTCGATTTCGCAGATAAATATAGAGGATCTTACAGTGACGCCCTCTCGTCTGAAGTTTGTCCATTCTACTGCTCCTACTCTGGTTATCGT GACGAATTACTGTGGGCTGCAGCTTGGTTGCAAAAGGCCACAGGAAACCCATCGTATGTCAACTACATTCAAACAAATGGGCCCAATTTGGGCGCTGACGACAGCGATAATATCTTCAGCTGGGATGAAAAGCACGCCGGAGCCCGAGTTCTTTTGGCCAAG GAATTTCTCGTTAAAAACGTGAAATCCCTAGAGGATTACAGAGGCCATGCTGATAGCTTGATTTGCTCTCTTCTGCCCGAAACTTCATCTTCACAATACACGCCAG GTGGACTTCTGTTCAAGATGAGTGAAAGTAATTTGCAATATGTCACCTCCACGAGCTTCTTGCTTTTCACTTACGCAGAATATTTGGACATCTCCAAGCAAGTAGTTAAATGTTCTAACGGAGTAGTCACTCCCACCAGCATCCGTACCCTTGCAAAAAGACAG GTTGATTACATTCTGGGAGACAACCCCCTAGGAATGTCATACATGGTGGGGTATGGTACAAAGTTCCCACAGCATATTCACCACAGAGGATCGTCGTTGCCTTCAGTTTATCACCATCCTCAGAAAATATCGTGCAATGATGGTTTCAACTTAGGATTGAATGGCAATGGCCCGAATCCAAACATCCTGGTTGGAGCAGTTGTTGGAGGGCCTGATAACAATGATCAATTCAGGGATGATCGTAATGACTATTCACACTCTGAGCCAGCTACTTACATTAACGCTCCATTCGTCGGCGCTCTTGCTGCTTTAGCCCGCTACATGTGA